The following proteins are encoded in a genomic region of Gossypium hirsutum isolate 1008001.06 chromosome D05, Gossypium_hirsutum_v2.1, whole genome shotgun sequence:
- the LOC107900796 gene encoding RNA-binding protein 38 has translation MTAAYPSYRSPFGDTTLTKVFVGGLAWETPTDDMRRYFEQFGEILEAVIITDKITGKSKGYGFVTFRDPESARKACVDPNPIINGRRANCNIASLGRPTPSPPRGSIQGSNPYQVVGQQGAPSYSGVAAPLPPPLPPAPVFYAPYGYTTYGPEYGYHQGVYNPQIQQPQYYHQLYGSLASSSSMGSPYYYGYCLQPPRGTFSVQRFHGPSYLYYPTPMEGSFSTYPPPPPFPSSSDSQTQQHTTTETEGGATTSESPKP, from the exons ATGACGGCTGCTTATCCATCTTACCGATCACCATTCGGTGACACGACGTTGACGAAAGTGTTTGTTGGAGGATTGGCTTGGGAGACACCCACCGACGACATGCGTAGGTATTTTGAACAGTTTGGAGAGATTCTTGAAGCTGTTATCATCACTGATAAAATCACTGGGAAATCTAAAGGATATGGCTTT GTTACTTTTCGTGATCCAGAATCAGCTAGGAAAGCCTGTGTTGATCCAAACCCTATAATCAATGGAAGAAGAGCAAATTGTAACATTGCTTCACTTGGAAGGCCTACACCTTCACCTCCGCGAG GAAGTATTCAAGGTAGCAATCCTTATCAGGTTGTTGGACAGCAAGGTGCACCATCTTACAGTGGAGTTGCAGCACCACTGCCACCACCTCTACCTCCGGCTCCGGTCTTTTATGCACCATACGG GTACACAACTTACGGTCCTGAATATGGGTATCACCAA GGTGTCTATAATCCACAAATTCAGCAGCCACAATACTATCATCAACTGTATGGATCATTGGCATCGTCATCATCAATGGGCTCCCCATATTATTATGGGTATTGTTTGCAACCTCCAAGGGGGACATTTTCTGTACAACGCTTCCATGGACCTTCCTATCTTTACTATCCTACTCCAATGGAGGGGTCCTTCTCCACCTATCCTCCTCCCCCACCCTTTCCCTCTTCCTCAg